Part of the Bacillus cabrialesii genome is shown below.
TTAGAGCGCCCGATATTCAAGGGTCCCTCTACTTGAAAATACTTTCCTTTGTGATTCAGGCGATGAAGCTTCTCCGGTGCAAAAAATTTCCCTGTTTTCTTATTGTGTATAAATGCGTCATGCTCCCAGGAATTCCACAGTCCGCGTACAACATCCAAATGCTCCTGCGCGATTTCGTAACGCTCAGTGTGTTCCGGCAGATTGGACTTACTATGATTGCGCGCCGCTCCTTCCTGCGGAGAAGTAACCAGATTCCAGCCGGCCCTGCCCCCGCTTATATGGTCCAGCGACATCAATTGCCTGGAGATGGTGAATGGCTCAGTAAAAGATGTAGAGAACGTCCCTACCAAACCAATATTTTTGGTGACCGATGCAAGCGCCGATAATATCGTCACAGGCTCAAATCGGTTTAAAAAATGGGGAATTGATTTTTCAGAAATAAATAAACCGTCTGCAATGAAAATAAAACTGAACAACCCCTTTTCGGCTGTTTGCGCTTTTTGTTTGTAAAATTCAATATTCGTACTTGCCCCGGGATCGACATCGGGATGTCGCCAGCCGTCAGTCGTTCCCCCGACACCGTGAATTATGGCTCCAAACTGAATAAAATCAGAACGTGTCATCTTTTGCCTCCTTTATCTGCGCATACATGGCAAGTGCACGGTCAAGGTGTTCAATCCCGATTTCAGTAATCCCCTGATACTGATTGCCGCTCCCGATTTCGACCACAGGCACATGGCGTATCCCATATTTCGCCTGCAGAATATCACGCAGCTCTTCTTTCTCCGACACATCGATATTTTGGAACGCTACCCCTTTTTCATCTAAGTAATTCTTGACTTCTTTGCAATACGAACAGCCTTTTTTACTCCAAACCACAATGTTCACAACATCAGTCATGCTTCCATCCCCCTTTAACGTTTGGCGGCTAAAACCGCTTCGCTCAGCAGCTGATAAGACAGCTGTTTTTCGTCAGCTTGTTTCATCGGTGTAAAAATAACAAAATCATTGATTTTGTATGTGTCTGATAAACGCTTTAACTCATCTGCAGCCTCTTCTTTCGTTCCAGCAATCACCCCGGTTTTTTGCACAATGATGTCATAGGGCTGGCTGACGTTTTCAAGATAGGCCTCAGCCTGTTGACGGGAGCCGATGTTGACTCTCCGCCCGTCTTGTAAAACCACTTTTATCGTTTCACGCGACACAATATGTTTTTCCGCTTCTTCTTTCGTATGTGCCGCAAAAACAGCGGGAGCAAGATGGAATTCAGCCTCAGATCCTGAAGGCAGATGCGTGTCAAAAGCTTGGCGTGCTTCTTTCAGCACTTCCTCTTCACCATTAATAAAGTAAGCAAAAACAAAAGAGATTCCCAGTTTGGCAGCCGAAATGGCACTCTCCACACTTCCTCCCAGCAGAAAAATCCCCGGCTGCTGATCAACCCGCGGAGCAGGACGCAGTGCCGCGTACCGGTGGGTATCAGGAAAATCATCCCGAATGAAATGAGTAAGTTCCTCCAGTTTTTCATCAAACTTTCGCGCCGGTTTTTCATATTCGGCCTGCAGCGCGTCAGTTGACAGCTGATACCCGCCGGGCGCTTTGCCCACTCCGAGATCTATACGGCCGGGAGCTAACGCCGACAGAAGGTGAAACTGCTCCGCCACTTTGTAAGGGCTGTAATGCTGCAACATCACTCCGCCTGATGCTAAATGAATGTTCTTTGTGCTAGCGGCAAGATAACCTAAAAGAACCTCAGGCGCAGATCCTGCAATTTCTTCATTATTGTGATGTTCAGCCACCCAAAACCGGTGATATCCATACTCTTCAGCCATCTGCGCCAACTTCACCGTTTGCTGCAGTGTATCGGCTGCTGTCTCCCCTTCACCAATCAAGCTTTGATCTAAAATACTTAAGCGGATCATATCACCGGCTCCTTTATGAATTCTTTTGGTTCATATAAATATTCCGGCGAAACGCGGCGGAGAAACTGTCTCGTTCGTTCTTTTTTGGTGTGGCGGAAGACTTCTTCCGGAGTGCCTTGTTCAACTATGACTCCTTCATCCATAAAAACAACTTGATCAGAGACCCTTTTGGCGAATTCCATTTCATGTGTAACAACAATCATGGTGGCACCG
Proteins encoded:
- a CDS encoding LLM class flavin-dependent oxidoreductase, which gives rise to MIRLSILDQSLIGEGETAADTLQQTVKLAQMAEEYGYHRFWVAEHHNNEEIAGSAPEVLLGYLAASTKNIHLASGGVMLQHYSPYKVAEQFHLLSALAPGRIDLGVGKAPGGYQLSTDALQAEYEKPARKFDEKLEELTHFIRDDFPDTHRYAALRPAPRVDQQPGIFLLGGSVESAISAAKLGISFVFAYFINGEEEVLKEARQAFDTHLPSGSEAEFHLAPAVFAAHTKEEAEKHIVSRETIKVVLQDGRRVNIGSRQQAEAYLENVSQPYDIIVQKTGVIAGTKEEAADELKRLSDTYKINDFVIFTPMKQADEKQLSYQLLSEAVLAAKR
- a CDS encoding glutaredoxin family protein; the protein is MTDVVNIVVWSKKGCSYCKEVKNYLDEKGVAFQNIDVSEKEELRDILQAKYGIRHVPVVEIGSGNQYQGITEIGIEHLDRALAMYAQIKEAKDDTF